A portion of the Lolium rigidum isolate FL_2022 chromosome 1, APGP_CSIRO_Lrig_0.1, whole genome shotgun sequence genome contains these proteins:
- the LOC124696555 gene encoding ABC transporter G family member 36-like isoform X3 has product MTLFFRTEMHRDSVANGGIYMGALFFTTIMIMFNGLSELPLTIFKLPVFFKQRDLLFYPAWTYTVPSWILKIPLTFIEVGGFVFTTYYVIGFDPDVIRLFKQYLLFLAANQMASSLFRFIAGAARNMISAYVFGSFALLVFMLLGGFVLSRDSVTKWWIWGYWISPLMYAQNAASVNEFLGHSWQKVLPGSDEPLGVLVLKSRGVFPESMWYWFGFGMLLGFTLLFNSLFTLCLAYLKSIGHSYPSVSEEALREKKANLTGSVADVLFIGKGPGNTCLTSGSAHQATGCHSETWSSIFDPDSMPAQRGMILPFVPLSLAFDDIHYSVEIPREMKVRVLQERLEILRGVSGYFRPGVLTTLMGISGAGKTTLMDVLAGRKTSGFIKGSISLSGYPKKQKTFARISGYCEQTDIHSPHVTVYESLLFSAWLRLPRDVDSNTRKMFIEEVMALVELTTMRDALVGLPGVNGLSTEQRKRLTISVELVANPSIIFMDEPTSGLDARAAAIVMRTIRNTVDTGRTVVCTIHQPSIDIFESFDELFLMKQGGEEIYVGPLGHHSSKLIEYFEAIEGVSKIKDGYNPATWMLEVTTVSQEQLLGIDFSDIYKKSKLYQRNKALIDELSTPPSGLDALYFPTKHSRSFFTQCLACLWKQNLSYWRNPQYNAVRFFSTTIIALLFGTIFWDLGTKREKPQDLFNAMGSMYAAVLTIGVLNSASVQPVVAVERTTFYRERAAGMYSAFPYAFGQVAIEIPYTLVQSGIYAVIVYPMIGFEWTVPKFFWYLFFIYFTLLYFTFYGMMAVGLTENHTIASVVSASCYAIWNLFSGFVIPRTKIPIWWRWYYWMCPVAWSLYGMVVSQYGDVDDPLYDGVTTTTVARFVSDYFGFEHNSLMAVGAVVVAFGLLFAFLFGFAIMKLDFHRK; this is encoded by the exons ATGACATTATTCTTTCGTACAGAGATGCATCGTGATTCTGTGGCGAATGGAGGCATCTACATGGGTGCACTCTTCTTTACTACGATCATGATCATGTTCAATGGTTTGTCTGAGCTGCCCCTCACCATTTTTAAGCTCCCGGTATTTTTCAAACAAAGGGATCTCCTATTCTATCCTGCATGGACTTATACTGTACCCTCATGGATTCTCAAGATCCCCCTCACATTTATCGAGGTTGGTGGGTTTGTTTTTACAACCTATTATGTCATTGGATTTGATCCTGATGTAATCAG GCTTTTCAAGCAATATCTGCTTTTCTTAGCGGCTAATCAGATGGCatcttccctcttccggttcattGCCGGGGCAGCAAGAAACATGATTAGTGCATATGTCTTTGGATCATTTGCATTGCTAGTTTTTATGCTTTTAGGTGGATTCGTCCTGTCAAGAG ATAGTGTAACGAAGTGGTGGATTTGGGGATACTGGATCTCTCCACTGATGTATGCGCAGAATGCTGCATCAGTGAATGAGTTCTTGGGGCATAGCTGGCAGAAGGTCTTGCCAGGTTCAGATGAGCCCCTTGGTGTGCTAGTCCTCAAGTCCCGTGGAGTATTTCCGGAGTCTATGTGGTACTGGTTTGGCTTTGGCATGTTGCTTGGATTCACTCTGCTCTTCAACTCTCTCTTCACTTTATGCCTTGCGTATCTTAAGT CAATTGGTCACTCCTATCCGTCAGTATCAGAAGAGGCGCTGAGGGAGAAAAAAGCAAATTTGACTGGCAGTGTTGCAGATGTGCTGTTTATAGGGAAGGGACCCGGCAACACTTGCTTGACATCTGGCAGTGCTCATCAGGCAACTGGCTGCCATAGTGAAACATGGTCATCTATTTTTGATCCCGATTCTATGCCCGCACAAAGGGGAATGATTCTCCCCTTCGTTCCACTCTCGCTTGCTTTTGACGATATACACTACTCCGTTGAGATCCCAAGG GAAATGAAAGTACGAGTATTGCAAGAACGGTTGGAGATCCTAAGGGGTGTCAGTGGGTATTTTAGACCAGGAGTACTGACCACACTGATGGGTATTAGTGGTGCTGGAAAGACAACTTTGATGGATGTGTTGGCTGGAAGAAAGACCAGTGGATTCATCAAGGGAAGCATCAGCCTTTCTGGCTATCCTAAGAAGCAGAAGACATTTGCACGCATTTCGGGGTACTGTGAGCAAACTGATATCCACTCTCCACATGTGACAGTGTATGAGTCACTATTGTTTTCGGCGTGGCTCCGACTTCCACGGGATGTGGACTCAAACACAAGAAAG ATGTTCATTGAGGAGGTGATGGCACTCGTGGAGCTCACGACGATGAGAGATGCTTTGGTTGGACTGCCTGGAGTGAACGGTCTGTCAACCGAGCAGAGGAAAAGGTTGACAATCTCTGTGGAGCTTGTTGCAAACCCTTCAATAATTTTTATGGACGAACCAACATCAGGACTTGATGCCCGGGCAGCAGCCATTGTCATGAGGACAATAAGAAACACTGTTGATACTGGTCGAACTGTCGTCTGCACAATTCATCAGCCTAGCATTGACATATTTGAATCTTTTGATGAG CTTTTTCTAATGAAGCAAGGTGGAGAAGAGATCTATGTAGGTCCATTAGGACACCATTCTTCAAAACTGATTGAGTATTTCGAG GCTATTGAAGGAGTCAGTAAAATAAAAGATGGCTACAATCCAGCAACATGGATGCTGGAAGTGACGACAGTATCACAAGAACAGCTATTGGGCATTGATTTCAGTGACATATACAAGAAATCTAAACTCTACCA GAGGAACAAAGCCTTGATAGATGAGCTGAGTACTCCACCATCTGGTTTGGACGCCCTCTACTTTCCTACCAAGCATTCAAGATCTTTCTTCACACAATGCTTGGCATGCCTCTGGAAGCAGAACCTGTCATACTGGAGGAATCCCCAGTATAATGCTGTCCGTTTTTTCTCGACAACGATTATAGCTCTACTCTTTGGCACCATATTCTGGGATCTTGGCACCAAAAG AGAGAAACCACAAGACTTGTTCAATGCAATGGGCTCAATGTATGCTGCTGTTTTAACCATAGGCGTGCTCAATTCAGCATCAGTTCAACCAGTGGTGGCTGTTGAGCGGACTACCTTTTACCGTGAAAGAGCAGCTGGAATGTACTCAGCTTTCCCATATGCATTTGGACAG GTCGCAATTGAGATCCCGTACACATTGGTTCAGTCTGGCATATATGCGGTAATAGTGTATCCTATGATCGGATTCGAGTGGACAGTACCTAAATTCTTCTGGTATCTCTTTTTCATTTACTTTACGTTGCTCTACTTCACATTCTATGGTATGATGGCAGTTGGGTTGACAGAGAACCACACCATAGCATCCGTTGTATCCGCTTCATGCTACGCCATATGGAATCTCTTCTCCGGGTTTGTGATCCCCAGAACT AAAATTCCTATCTGGTGGAGATGGTACTATTGGATGTGCCCTGTTGCATGGAGTTTGTATGGGATGGTCGTGTCACAGTATGGCGATGTTGATGATCCGttgtacgatggtgtcaccaccaCCACTGTGGCAAGATTTGTCAGTGACTACTTTGGCTTCGAGCACAACTCGTTGATGGCAGTTGGCGCAGTTGTTGTGGCCTTTGGGCTGCTCTTTGCCTTCTTGTTCGGTTTTGCAATAATGAAGCTCGATTTTCATAGGAAATGA